The Edaphobacter flagellatus sequence ATCAGTACGGCAACGCGTGGCGCATACTCAGGGGAGGCATAATTCTTGCGCTTGCGGAAGCGATCGATCAGGGCAAACACGCCGATAATAATCAGTCGTGCACTCATCAGCACGTCGCCGATGAAAAAGATACTCACCACAAAGTTGTTGAAGAAGCCAAAGAAAAAGAAGGCAACCGAATCCACAGCCGCCTGCCAGCGTTGACGCGGTGTCAGGGGAGGCATCACCTCGGCCCGCGTCTTGCCCATCAGCTCTGACACCGGGACGATCTCGTATCCCCGCGCGCGCAGCGTGTCAATCAATACAGGTAGCGCAGCTACGGTCGCGGACCGGTCACCGCCACCGTCATGCAGCAGAATAATCGAACCGCGCGTCCACGGACGACGGTCCATATCCGCAATCTGTGCGAAGACGCTATCCGTAATCTCTTGCGGCGTTTTGCGAGGATTCTCGTCCCAGTCATTCGTGTCGATCTTGTTACCGATAATGACGTATCCCAGCCCCTGGATGCGATCCACCGGAGCCGCCTGGTCGTTCGTATCCGGCTCCTGATCGATCGAATAAGGAGGACGGAAGTAAAGCGGCTGCACCCCAAGCTTCGAAGCGAAAAGCCGTTCCGTCAGGTTGAGCTGCAGATCAACCTGTGCATTGGAGATTTCGCTGATGTCCGGATGCGTAAAGCTGTGATTGCCGATCTCGTGCCCTTCGTTATAGACACGCTGCATCGTCCCGACATACTTTTCGGCCTCTTCTCCAATCATGAAGAAGGTGCCTTTTACGTTGTACTTTTTCAGAATGTCGAGAATCCGCGGTGTCCACACAGGATCGGGCCCATCATCAAAGGACAGGGCCACCTTGCGTGGATGATAGCCATACTGCGTGACGGTGTACGAGAGAGGATACGAGTGCATCGACTCTTGCAGCACCATGCGGTATTGCGGAGGAATCGTGGCGTCATCATCCATCGTCACATCGCGCTCGCCGTTCTGTGGTCGGCGTGTCACGCGAAGAATGTCGCCTTCGCCCTCCGTATCGATGTCATAACCGGGCTCTACATGTGCAAGATCCTTATTGGGGTCGGCCCGCATCGGCGTATCCCATATCTTCCACATCGAGTTGTCTTCTTGTCCCAGACGCCAAAGCGCGTAGGTCTGAATTCCCAGCGAACGGGCCGCGCGCATCTGGTTCAGCACCGTAACGGCGTCCAGAAACCACACATAGTGACGCACATGAGCATCCACATCATCGTAGGCGAAGTGAACATTCAGCGTGTCATCATCAAGGTCGATCTGCGAGTCGGAATCGTACGCTGCCTGCCACGCTTCCTGCGTCGAGACATTGACTGCGGAGAGGACGTTTTCCGGCTGCGGTTTCTGCCCCTTCTTCGGCGTCGATGGCAGCGTCGTCGTCCAGTCGTATCCGTAACTGCCAATCGCGCAGATGATTTTTTCTTTAGGAACAATCTTGAGCGCCGCTTTCAGATTGTCGACGAACCAGTCCTGCGACGCGATCGCTCCAGGTTGTGATGCCGTCTCATGCTCGTCATAGTTCATCAGCAACAAGCCGTCTGAGTGGTCGGCAAGAAACTTCAGGTCAAAATCATCGTCACGAACGGGAACATTGATATATAGCCGCAGCTTGCGGTTGTGAAAGTCGTTATACAAGTCAGCGATCAACGAGCGGAAACCCGGCTGTGCATCGCTGGGGATATTTTCCAAATCAACCGAAAGGCCCTGATAGCTGGGATTTGCTGCCAGGAACATATCCGTCTGGCGAATAAAGTTTGCCCGTGCGTCGTCGCTTTTTAGAAAATTGCCAACCTCGGGTACGAAGTCGCCTTTTACCGGGTCGTAATTATTGACCAGCGGAAAGATATCCAGATTCACATGGTTGGAGGCTATCGTTGCAGCCACCTTGCCGTCTCGATCAACTGGCAGAACACGTCCGCCGTTGATGACTTTATACGGCCGATTGTCGATCGTATACGAGAGCATGTCGCCGTTATCCGACACGACATGCAGCCATTCCGGAAAGAGAATGTCGATCTGCGAGATATGTTGTCGTAGCGAAGAAAAGCTCGCCGGGTCGTCTTCAACGTAGTACGCCGCGCGCAGCCCTTCGCCTGAGTTCAGCGGAACATCTGAAGGCTTGACATCGGTCTTTCTGTGGGGCGATCGCTTATACTTCTGCCCCTTCTGCGGCTCCTGGTGGGCCAACGTTTTGTAGTTCCGTTTTTGCGGTTCCAGCAGTAACTCTGGAAGAGGCTTCATCCGCAGCAGTCCCACAAGAAAGACCGTGGCTACAATCAGGCCGCCAAGAGCCAAAACATCGAAGATGACCCGAAGACGCTTCCAGCGTTTTCTCTGCGGATCGAAAAAGACCTGTTTGCTCATGGGGAAAGAGGGGCGCGTTCTGATTGGCGAACGTCTACAGCCATCCTATGCATGAGACGCTGGCCAGTCAACGAACCACAACTCATTTTGCGCGAAGCGGTTATCATGCTGCTACATGTCCGACATACAGGCCAGGCCGCGTATTCAGATCGGAGCCGCTCTTGCGCTCGGGTTCGCTCTCCGGCTGCTCTTTATTACCAACGCCGCCCGCATCGCAGGGGACACCCTGCTCTACGGAGACATTGCCAAAAATTGGATGCAGTTCGGCGTCTACGGCTTTGCCCGCACCGCCACCGGAGCCGATCCAACGCTCATCCGCCTGCCCGGCTATCCAATTTTCCTGGCTCTCTGCTTCAAACTCTTCGGCGTCGACCACTATACGCAAGTCATGATCGTTCAGTGCCTGATCGATCTTGCCACCTGCCTCCTTGTCGCGGGGCTCGCCCGCCGCTTGTTCGGTAGCCGAGCAGGCATCGCCGTCTTATGGATCAGCGCCCTCTGTCCCTTCACTGCGAACTACGTCGCCGCTCCGCTCACCGAGGTCCTCACTCTCTTCTGCATAGCATTAGCCTTCTACGGACTTGAGCGCTGGAACGCCAACGGCTCAGGATGGAACCGCTGGCTCTGGATCATCGCCGCCGCACTGGCCTACACCATACTTCTACGTCCTGAACAGGGACTCCTCGCCGCAGTGATCGTTCCAGCCATGCTCTGGCTCGTCCTCCGCAGTCACGGAGCACCCGGCAGTGCCCCCGTGCTGGCTGCCGCTCTCTGCACCGTCCTTCCGCTCGTACCGTGGACCATGCGCAACTGGCATACCTTTCATGTCTTCCAACCCCTTGCGCCACGCCATGCCACGGACCCCGGCGAAGCCGTCTGGACGGGCTTTCCGCGCTGGTACCGCACTTGGGCTATCGAGTTCGCTTCGACCGAACGGGTCTACTGGAACTGGGACGGCAATCCAATCGATATCGCTTACATCCCGTCACGCGCCTTTGATAACCAGGAGCAGTACAACCGTGTAGCGGCATTGCTCTCTAAATACAACGAAGACTCCAACGTCACTCCGCAGCTTGACCAGAGCTTTGACTCTCTTGCGCGCGAGCGCATAGCGGATGACCCCATCCGCTATTACGTAGCTCTTCCAGTAGCTCGGCTCCTCAACATGCTCCTCCGCCCGCGCACAGAGATGCTCTCTGTTGGCCTTGAGTGGTGGCGCTGGGGACTGCATCCCTGGAAGACCCTCTTTGCCGCGGCCTACGGTCTGCTCAACCTTGCGTATCTCGTTCTCGGCGGTCTGGGGCTATGGCTCTGGAGACGCAGCGGCTGGGCAGGATACAGCGTCCTTGCATGGTCGATGATGGCCTTCGTTCTGCTCCGGTGCGCGCTGCTGCTGACGCTCGATAACTCCGAACCGCGTTACACGCTCGAGTTCTATCCTCTGCTGCAGGTATGGGCGGGCGCCTTTTTCAGCAGCATCTTTGCGGAAAAAGAAGCTTAGTATTCAAAGGGAGTTTAACGATGAACATCGATCTCGCAAACAAGGTCGTCCTCGTCGCAGGGGGAACCGGTGGCCTGGGACGCTCCGTGAGTATGGCCTTCCTCGCCGAAGGAGCCAAGGTCGTCGCAACCTATCGCAATTCATCCGAGTTCGATGCACTCAAGCAAGCCGCTACGCTGGCTCAGA is a genomic window containing:
- a CDS encoding polysaccharide deacetylase family protein codes for the protein MSKQVFFDPQRKRWKRLRVIFDVLALGGLIVATVFLVGLLRMKPLPELLLEPQKRNYKTLAHQEPQKGQKYKRSPHRKTDVKPSDVPLNSGEGLRAAYYVEDDPASFSSLRQHISQIDILFPEWLHVVSDNGDMLSYTIDNRPYKVINGGRVLPVDRDGKVAATIASNHVNLDIFPLVNNYDPVKGDFVPEVGNFLKSDDARANFIRQTDMFLAANPSYQGLSVDLENIPSDAQPGFRSLIADLYNDFHNRKLRLYINVPVRDDDFDLKFLADHSDGLLLMNYDEHETASQPGAIASQDWFVDNLKAALKIVPKEKIICAIGSYGYDWTTTLPSTPKKGQKPQPENVLSAVNVSTQEAWQAAYDSDSQIDLDDDTLNVHFAYDDVDAHVRHYVWFLDAVTVLNQMRAARSLGIQTYALWRLGQEDNSMWKIWDTPMRADPNKDLAHVEPGYDIDTEGEGDILRVTRRPQNGERDVTMDDDATIPPQYRMVLQESMHSYPLSYTVTQYGYHPRKVALSFDDGPDPVWTPRILDILKKYNVKGTFFMIGEEAEKYVGTMQRVYNEGHEIGNHSFTHPDISEISNAQVDLQLNLTERLFASKLGVQPLYFRPPYSIDQEPDTNDQAAPVDRIQGLGYVIIGNKIDTNDWDENPRKTPQEITDSVFAQIADMDRRPWTRGSIILLHDGGGDRSATVAALPVLIDTLRARGYEIVPVSELMGKTRAEVMPPLTPRQRWQAAVDSVAFFFFGFFNNFVVSIFFIGDVLMSARLIIIGVFALIDRFRKRKNYASPEYAPRVAVLIPAYNEEKVIVRTVRSVMMSNYKNIRIIVIDDGSNDRTYDIVREAYPADIASGRLTVLTKPNGGKAEALNFALEQTDEEIYVGIDADGVIAHDAITRMVPHFANPKIGAVAGNAKVGNRVNLWTRWQALEYITSQNFERRALDLFDVVMVVPGAIGAWRTAAVRAGNGYHPDTVAEDADLTMNLLEQGYEVIYEDQALAFTEAPENMDGLMRQRFRWSFGILQAIFKHRDAVKKHRAMGLFALPNILIFQILLPLVSPLIDLMFVAGVIHYFVDKHFHPESASADSFHKLLTFFVAFLVIDFLTSALAFALERRHPASRGDAWLLVHIWIQRFTYRQVFSIVLFKTLKRAIDGKPFNWDKLERTAQMSKQAEAMAEPR
- a CDS encoding ArnT family glycosyltransferase, translated to MSDIQARPRIQIGAALALGFALRLLFITNAARIAGDTLLYGDIAKNWMQFGVYGFARTATGADPTLIRLPGYPIFLALCFKLFGVDHYTQVMIVQCLIDLATCLLVAGLARRLFGSRAGIAVLWISALCPFTANYVAAPLTEVLTLFCIALAFYGLERWNANGSGWNRWLWIIAAALAYTILLRPEQGLLAAVIVPAMLWLVLRSHGAPGSAPVLAAALCTVLPLVPWTMRNWHTFHVFQPLAPRHATDPGEAVWTGFPRWYRTWAIEFASTERVYWNWDGNPIDIAYIPSRAFDNQEQYNRVAALLSKYNEDSNVTPQLDQSFDSLARERIADDPIRYYVALPVARLLNMLLRPRTEMLSVGLEWWRWGLHPWKTLFAAAYGLLNLAYLVLGGLGLWLWRRSGWAGYSVLAWSMMAFVLLRCALLLTLDNSEPRYTLEFYPLLQVWAGAFFSSIFAEKEA